One region of bacterium genomic DNA includes:
- a CDS encoding glutamine--tRNA ligase/YqeY domain fusion protein, whose translation MHTPETPVPSDFIRDIISEDLASGKHSRVVTRFPPEPNGYLHIGHAKAICIDFGTALEFGGECHLRMDDTNPSKETMEYVESIKNDVRWLGFDWGEHFYFSADYFERMYDCTCALIRKGGAYVCELTQEQWKDYRGIPTQPGKESPFRNRPAEESLDLFNRMRAGEFQDGTLCVRAKIDMSSPNLHMRDPVIYRIMRAHHYRTGDKWCIYPTYDFAHPIEDAIEYVTHSLCTLEFEVHRPLYDWVLQQLHMNPTPPRQIEFARLNLTYTVLSKRKLLELVRDGHVKGWDDPRMPTVAGLRRRGFTAESIRHFCKRIGVTKFDGYTDIALLEFCVREELNQSANRAMAVLDPIKVVIDNFPADQVDFLEGINNPENPDAGVRIIPFTRELYIERDDFREESSKKYYRLAPGQEVRLRYSYFITCTGFTKDPVTGLVTEIRCTYDPATRGGNAPDGRKVKGTIHWVSASEGILAEIRIYDRLFKDEHPEEVPEGMDYKTNLNPDSLKIVKAVVEPALAKATPGTRFQFERKGYFIADSQDHRDSYPVFNQIVPLKDSGLKAAGGTK comes from the coding sequence ATGCACACTCCAGAAACACCTGTACCCTCAGATTTCATCCGAGATATCATCAGCGAGGATCTTGCCAGCGGCAAACATTCCCGGGTGGTCACCCGTTTCCCTCCGGAACCCAACGGCTACCTGCACATCGGTCATGCCAAGGCCATCTGCATTGACTTCGGGACCGCCCTCGAATTTGGTGGCGAATGTCATTTGCGCATGGACGACACCAATCCTTCCAAAGAAACCATGGAATACGTCGAGAGCATCAAAAACGACGTACGCTGGCTCGGCTTCGACTGGGGCGAGCATTTTTATTTCTCGGCTGATTACTTTGAACGGATGTACGACTGCACCTGCGCCTTAATCCGCAAGGGAGGCGCCTATGTCTGCGAGCTGACCCAGGAGCAATGGAAAGACTACCGTGGCATCCCCACCCAGCCGGGAAAAGAGAGTCCCTTCCGGAATCGGCCGGCGGAGGAAAGTCTGGACCTGTTCAACCGTATGAGAGCGGGAGAATTTCAGGACGGAACCCTTTGCGTCCGTGCCAAAATCGATATGTCGTCACCCAACCTTCATATGCGTGACCCGGTGATTTACCGGATCATGAGGGCGCATCATTACCGAACCGGCGACAAATGGTGCATCTATCCCACTTATGATTTTGCCCACCCGATCGAAGATGCCATTGAGTACGTTACCCACTCCCTGTGCACCTTGGAATTTGAAGTGCACCGCCCTCTCTACGACTGGGTTTTGCAGCAATTGCACATGAACCCCACCCCACCCCGCCAAATTGAATTTGCCCGCCTGAACCTGACTTACACAGTTCTCAGCAAGCGTAAACTGCTGGAATTGGTGCGTGATGGCCATGTCAAGGGCTGGGACGATCCGCGCATGCCAACCGTTGCCGGATTGCGCCGCCGTGGTTTCACGGCAGAGTCCATTCGCCACTTCTGCAAACGGATTGGCGTCACCAAATTTGACGGCTACACGGACATCGCCCTGCTTGAGTTCTGTGTGCGGGAGGAACTTAACCAATCCGCTAACCGCGCCATGGCGGTGCTGGATCCGATCAAAGTGGTCATTGATAACTTCCCGGCGGATCAGGTCGATTTCCTCGAAGGAATCAATAACCCTGAGAACCCGGATGCGGGTGTACGGATCATCCCCTTCACACGCGAACTCTACATTGAACGTGATGATTTCCGCGAAGAGTCTTCTAAAAAGTATTACCGCCTGGCCCCTGGCCAGGAAGTTCGGCTGCGTTACAGCTATTTCATCACCTGCACCGGCTTCACCAAGGATCCGGTAACTGGCCTGGTTACCGAGATTCGCTGTACCTATGACCCCGCCACCCGGGGCGGCAATGCTCCGGATGGCCGCAAAGTCAAGGGCACCATCCATTGGGTATCCGCCTCGGAGGGAATACTGGCTGAAATCCGGATCTATGACCGTCTGTTTAAAGACGAACATCCCGAAGAGGTGCCCGAAGGTATGGATTATAAAACCAACCTGAACCCGGATTCCTTGAAAATCGTTAAGGCTGTAGTTGAACCTGCCCTGGCGAAAGCCACCCCTGGAACCCGCTTCCAGTTCGAGCGCAAGGGATACTTCATCGCCGATAGCCAGGACCACCGCGACTCGTACCCGGTCTTCAACCAGATCGTACCACTCAAGGATTCAGGACTGAAAGCCGCAGGAGGAACCAAATGA
- a CDS encoding glutamate--tRNA ligase, protein MSVRVRFAPSPTGQVHIGNIRAAIFNWLFARHNGGQFLLRVEDTDRERSTPEAVQTILQAMEWLGLNFDEAPLYQSTQHEQHRLAAAKLLQNGHAYKEDKGGTGQGECIIFRMPGTDMAFHDEVKGDLKKKAADVKDFVIVRSDGSPVFHLANVVDDITQNITHIIRGDDHVENTFRHVALYQALGAPVPHYAHLPMIVNAQGKPYSKRDGAAYVGQFRDMGISAEALFNYLTLLGWSPGEDREKMTREEIISAFTLDRIGSGPAQMDIRKLTHMNGLYLAELPLTVFAAEVRRHLEKLDWGKTINEEIFMSVCKLMQSRTPLYPQCETWKYFFVDPIEYDEKSVQKTLRKEGVKPALEALRTALTNSDFSEASIQQAIRQAESAIGSGEGKLNQPLRVAVTGVAIGAGIYEILAIMGRERTLARLTNSINIL, encoded by the coding sequence ATGAGTGTTCGCGTACGTTTTGCCCCCAGCCCGACAGGGCAGGTTCACATTGGAAATATCCGGGCTGCCATTTTTAACTGGCTTTTTGCCCGTCATAATGGCGGCCAGTTTCTCCTCCGTGTTGAGGATACTGATCGTGAGCGATCGACACCTGAGGCAGTTCAAACCATTTTACAAGCAATGGAATGGCTGGGCCTCAACTTTGACGAAGCCCCCCTCTACCAATCCACCCAGCACGAACAGCATCGGTTGGCGGCGGCAAAACTGTTGCAAAACGGACATGCGTATAAAGAGGACAAAGGCGGCACCGGCCAGGGTGAATGCATTATCTTCCGGATGCCCGGCACCGATATGGCCTTCCACGATGAAGTCAAGGGCGACCTGAAAAAGAAGGCCGCCGACGTAAAGGATTTCGTCATCGTCCGTTCCGATGGCTCCCCCGTGTTTCATCTCGCCAACGTGGTGGACGACATTACCCAGAACATCACCCATATCATCCGGGGCGATGATCATGTTGAAAACACCTTCCGTCATGTCGCCCTCTATCAGGCCCTGGGCGCTCCGGTTCCCCACTACGCCCATCTGCCGATGATTGTCAATGCGCAGGGAAAACCTTATTCAAAACGGGATGGCGCCGCCTATGTCGGGCAGTTCCGGGACATGGGCATCTCGGCTGAAGCCCTGTTTAATTACCTGACCCTGCTGGGCTGGTCCCCGGGCGAAGATCGCGAAAAAATGACCCGCGAGGAAATCATCTCGGCCTTCACCCTGGACCGCATCGGAAGCGGCCCGGCCCAGATGGATATCCGGAAACTGACGCATATGAACGGACTCTATCTCGCTGAACTCCCCCTCACCGTCTTTGCGGCTGAGGTTCGCCGACATCTTGAAAAGTTGGACTGGGGCAAAACTATCAATGAAGAGATCTTCATGTCTGTCTGCAAGTTGATGCAGTCCCGCACCCCACTCTATCCCCAATGCGAAACCTGGAAGTACTTCTTTGTCGATCCGATTGAATACGACGAGAAATCCGTGCAGAAAACGCTGAGGAAAGAGGGCGTCAAGCCTGCGCTGGAGGCGCTTCGCACGGCCTTGACGAACTCTGATTTCTCCGAGGCCAGCATTCAGCAAGCCATCCGGCAGGCGGAATCCGCCATAGGGTCCGGAGAAGGAAAACTAAACCAACCCCTCCGTGTAGCCGTCACCGGGGTTGCTATCGGGGCTGGCATTTACGAAATCCTCGCCATTATGGGTCGTGAACGGACCCTGGCACGACTGACGAATTCCATCAATATCCTATAA
- a CDS encoding Hpt domain-containing protein yields the protein MDDSCIDEKALEVLKELGGVSFVVQMIDVFLAYVPKVLVEARNGLAVGNLEPVVRLGHSLRSSGRNIGAQKIVELAQSVESASRAGQLIPLPVLLDQLEEAFLQAKVCLEETKARLLS from the coding sequence ATGGACGATAGCTGTATAGATGAAAAGGCTTTAGAGGTTCTGAAAGAACTTGGCGGCGTCAGTTTTGTCGTCCAGATGATTGACGTTTTTCTGGCCTATGTTCCCAAAGTTCTTGTCGAGGCTCGGAATGGCCTCGCCGTGGGGAATCTTGAACCGGTGGTGCGGTTGGGGCATTCCCTGCGATCAAGCGGGCGTAACATAGGGGCGCAGAAGATTGTGGAACTGGCGCAAAGCGTCGAATCGGCCAGTCGTGCGGGCCAGTTAATTCCTTTACCCGTGCTTCTGGATCAGTTGGAAGAAGCATTTCTTCAGGCGAAAGTCTGCCTTGAAGAAACAAAAGCGCGATTATTGTCGTAA
- a CDS encoding chemotaxis protein CheW has translation MRNDVMVFTLDEQRIALPLPGVAQLIRSAVVTPLPQAPANVLGVISVQGESVPVLNLRQLLGLPERGIGPDAQFIIMITGRRRLALVVDEVKGVMDFPEQDLTAAEPILPGLAFVKGAVRTRDGTILIKNPDLFLSFSDERLSDESIPSPVKTPEPPTPAQTGFDVMVFTLMNEHYGIETAHVREVYPAMEVTPIPCTPHFVAGVINVRGDIIAVINLKTYFELPVSESSSSGEVIIVEAGDSLFGVLADSTLGVSFVSLADFQAPLPDLSGIRAESLRGVTKDQMFLLDIPRMLADKKLWVHEEVAL, from the coding sequence ATGAGAAATGACGTCATGGTCTTTACTCTCGACGAGCAGCGGATTGCACTCCCGCTTCCAGGGGTGGCTCAACTCATCCGTTCTGCAGTGGTTACACCCCTGCCTCAGGCGCCTGCCAATGTGTTGGGCGTGATCAGCGTACAGGGGGAAAGCGTCCCGGTTCTTAACCTGCGCCAGCTTCTCGGTTTGCCTGAACGTGGGATCGGGCCGGACGCTCAGTTCATCATTATGATAACTGGGCGGCGCCGTCTGGCTTTGGTGGTGGATGAGGTCAAGGGGGTTATGGACTTCCCCGAGCAGGACCTGACGGCGGCGGAGCCGATTCTGCCGGGGTTGGCGTTTGTGAAAGGGGCGGTCCGAACCCGCGATGGGACGATTCTGATCAAGAATCCTGATTTATTCCTTTCGTTTTCCGACGAACGACTGTCGGATGAGTCGATACCATCCCCGGTAAAAACCCCGGAACCGCCGACTCCGGCTCAGACGGGGTTTGACGTCATGGTCTTCACTCTGATGAATGAACATTACGGGATTGAAACGGCCCATGTGCGGGAAGTTTACCCGGCAATGGAAGTGACTCCCATTCCCTGTACCCCCCATTTTGTGGCCGGAGTGATCAATGTGCGGGGGGATATCATCGCGGTGATCAACCTTAAAACCTATTTTGAACTTCCAGTGTCTGAGTCTTCAAGTTCAGGCGAGGTCATCATTGTGGAGGCGGGTGACTCTCTCTTTGGCGTTTTGGCCGATAGCACCCTCGGCGTATCTTTCGTTTCTCTCGCCGATTTTCAGGCGCCGCTCCCCGACTTATCCGGTATTCGGGCGGAGTCCTTGAGGGGGGTTACCAAGGATCAGATGTTTCTTCTCGATATTCCCAGGATGTTGGCAGATAAGAAACTATGGGTACACGAGGAGGTTGCATTATGA
- a CDS encoding TonB-dependent receptor codes for MNNQRQNRNGSAMGVWLKGFMLGLAGVAVLLASPVLAEETGKAQTAGSGQEPKKLKYMTLDELMKVEVATVTTASKKEEKATEAPATVIVISAADIRMRGYSTLKDVLRDLPGMETREYYFAEDGTEVSVRGIVGNNKIVVLVNGMRVNPPGGENFPFRSDFSVRNAEQIEVIYGAGSTLYGRDAVSAVINIITKKPVEGVTGEAGVAGGLHNEREAWGSFGGILDKAGLVRLSGMIQHHDSDLTRLDREYPGWWQTYRDVAKAKGSGLTPTRSDYGLSTFVRLEAADFSLQTWYRDSRRSSSDSMAPAFGFIPEALWEDSSSVTEARYLTRFTDKVCLDSAVTFNRYEVDPSTRYVWENPVDTKSWYYNDYKYARGISYSAEETLKVEFSRDVSVLAGVDAAHYDIVPKCTVPGGAHGSIGDIMEEGGSFEYYRADGSGPYGIPRVYNQKYEMYGAYLEGDWRVLERVKVLGGLRVDKDTRIDDPSLTPRAGALWNVSDELTVKYNYSTAYISPAAYFADNVYMNNYQISTANPGLEPEKSRTHEVDLNYAKKDFQLGLALYHGDQENLIQISDRNLPLNVIETVYLDSARTQPINLIRSANGGTSSNQGLDLYGRANFGSVSPWFSYSYTTFEMETDGKMTGLPGISHHNGRVGLTWAVTSKLFVTPSLVIRSTPENVQAGALEHELETPWQANVYALYHLSKSLDLYADLRNVTDHHYALNGLYGTAVPQETLSGVIGVKATF; via the coding sequence ATGAACAATCAACGACAGAATCGGAATGGATCGGCCATGGGCGTTTGGTTGAAGGGGTTTATGTTGGGGCTGGCAGGGGTGGCGGTTCTGCTGGCAAGTCCTGTCTTGGCGGAAGAGACTGGAAAGGCGCAAACAGCGGGTTCGGGCCAGGAACCAAAAAAGTTGAAATATATGACGCTCGACGAATTGATGAAGGTGGAGGTTGCTACGGTTACCACCGCCTCCAAGAAGGAGGAAAAGGCCACCGAAGCTCCGGCCACCGTGATTGTGATCAGTGCCGCGGACATCAGGATGCGCGGCTATTCCACCCTGAAGGACGTGCTCCGCGACCTTCCCGGGATGGAAACCCGGGAATACTATTTTGCGGAAGACGGCACGGAGGTTTCCGTGCGCGGCATTGTCGGTAACAACAAGATTGTGGTGTTGGTCAATGGCATGCGTGTCAATCCTCCCGGTGGCGAGAATTTTCCGTTTCGCAGTGACTTCAGTGTGAGGAACGCGGAGCAGATCGAGGTGATCTATGGTGCGGGCTCGACGCTTTACGGCCGCGATGCGGTGTCTGCCGTCATCAATATCATCACGAAGAAACCCGTGGAAGGTGTCACCGGGGAAGCGGGAGTGGCTGGGGGGCTTCATAATGAACGCGAAGCCTGGGGTTCGTTTGGTGGCATTCTTGACAAGGCCGGGCTCGTCCGGCTGAGCGGCATGATCCAGCACCACGACTCCGACCTGACGCGGCTTGACAGGGAATATCCGGGCTGGTGGCAAACCTATCGTGATGTCGCCAAAGCGAAGGGCTCCGGCTTGACGCCCACGCGAAGCGACTACGGTTTGAGCACTTTCGTACGGCTTGAAGCCGCTGACTTTTCACTGCAAACCTGGTATCGGGATTCAAGGCGCAGCAGTTCAGACAGCATGGCTCCCGCGTTCGGGTTTATTCCGGAGGCGTTGTGGGAGGACTCCTCCTCCGTGACGGAGGCCAGATACCTGACCCGCTTTACCGACAAGGTGTGCCTGGACTCTGCCGTGACTTTCAACCGCTACGAGGTCGATCCGTCAACCCGTTATGTCTGGGAAAATCCAGTGGACACGAAGTCATGGTATTACAATGACTACAAGTATGCGCGCGGGATATCCTATTCTGCCGAAGAGACCCTCAAGGTGGAATTCTCCAGGGACGTTTCGGTGCTGGCTGGCGTCGATGCCGCCCACTACGATATCGTGCCGAAATGCACGGTACCCGGCGGGGCGCATGGCTCCATCGGGGACATCATGGAGGAAGGTGGGAGCTTTGAATATTACAGGGCGGACGGGAGTGGTCCCTATGGGATCCCCCGGGTCTATAATCAGAAGTATGAGATGTACGGGGCTTATCTGGAAGGTGACTGGAGGGTTCTGGAGCGGGTGAAGGTCCTAGGCGGCCTCCGTGTGGATAAAGACACGCGGATCGACGATCCGTCCCTCACTCCGCGTGCGGGCGCCCTTTGGAATGTGAGCGATGAGCTGACGGTAAAATACAACTACTCCACCGCCTACATTTCCCCGGCCGCGTATTTTGCAGACAACGTCTACATGAACAATTACCAGATCAGTACGGCAAACCCCGGCTTGGAGCCTGAAAAATCGAGGACCCATGAGGTTGACTTAAACTATGCTAAAAAGGACTTCCAGCTCGGGTTAGCCCTGTATCATGGCGACCAGGAAAACCTGATCCAGATTTCCGACCGGAATTTGCCGCTGAACGTCATTGAAACCGTTTATCTGGATTCAGCGCGCACCCAGCCAATAAACCTGATCCGGTCGGCCAATGGTGGCACAAGCTCCAATCAAGGGTTGGACTTATACGGCCGGGCGAACTTCGGGTCAGTCAGCCCCTGGTTCTCTTATTCCTACACGACTTTTGAAATGGAGACCGACGGTAAGATGACCGGTTTGCCTGGCATTTCGCATCATAACGGGCGTGTGGGGTTGACCTGGGCGGTTACGTCAAAACTGTTCGTCACGCCGAGCCTTGTGATCAGGTCTACTCCTGAAAACGTGCAGGCCGGGGCATTGGAACACGAACTGGAAACACCCTGGCAGGCAAACGTGTACGCGTTGTATCATCTCTCGAAGTCTTTGGATCTCTATGCGGATCTGCGTAATGTTACCGATCATCACTATGCCTTGAACGGGCTTTACGGCACGGCTGTTCCCCAGGAAACCTTGAGTGGCGTCATAGGAGTGAAAGCAACCTTCTGA
- a CDS encoding YfiR family protein, with product MNTHIHPEIILSRTAGIRPGQRMVAAVLLAVMGWFGLPAFTVTAASEVYKEYEVKAVFLFNFAQFVEWPQEAFQDAATPVCIGVLGDDAFTDILEGMVKGETVKGRSLVIKRLRDMADVATCHVLFVSRSEEYRLSKIFSLLKNAGVLTVGECKDFAIREGVINFFLQGNKIRFEINPEAARKKGLKISSQLLSLARIIEMEPPKERR from the coding sequence ATGAATACACACATCCATCCCGAGATCATTCTGTCGCGGACCGCCGGAATCCGGCCCGGCCAGCGGATGGTTGCTGCTGTCCTGCTGGCGGTGATGGGCTGGTTTGGTCTTCCCGCATTTACTGTAACGGCTGCTTCTGAAGTATATAAGGAATACGAGGTCAAAGCCGTGTTTCTCTTTAACTTCGCCCAGTTCGTGGAATGGCCACAGGAGGCCTTTCAGGATGCCGCTACCCCCGTGTGCATCGGCGTGCTGGGGGATGATGCTTTTACCGACATTCTTGAAGGGATGGTAAAAGGGGAGACGGTCAAAGGGCGGTCCCTGGTGATCAAGAGGCTTCGTGATATGGCCGATGTCGCGACATGCCACGTGCTGTTCGTCAGCCGGTCAGAGGAATACCGGTTGTCAAAAATTTTCAGTCTTTTGAAAAATGCGGGTGTTTTAACCGTGGGGGAGTGCAAAGATTTTGCGATCCGGGAGGGAGTCATCAATTTCTTCCTTCAGGGGAATAAAATCCGGTTTGAAATCAATCCTGAGGCGGCGCGCAAGAAAGGACTCAAGATCAGTTCGCAGTTGTTGAGTCTCGCCAGAATTATTGAGATGGAACCCCCCAAGGAGAGGCGCTAA
- a CDS encoding methyl-accepting chemotaxis protein, whose protein sequence is MNWFRNLSIKGKLILAMLLTSTTILVLACTAFVAYEMNTFQRGLNLEMNVLADVLSRNSTAALQFDDPVAAEVTLHALQAEPHVVVACLYKGNGGRFASYHRNGDKVMPPEKAGPDGSVYRADHLEIIRPVMMNDKRVGSLYLRVDLEGIRERINLYVSIVILVLISAFILTLVLAAALQRVISKPILTLADTAKIIKERKDYSVRVEVYGQDEIGQLTDAFNQMLGEIQAGQETIQKANKSLLTQAGQIMDGVGILSSSAKSILGFSSQLVANAADTVTSVVETTTTVDEVRQTVKLTTRKAGQVAEGSANANQISQAGKKAAEEAAEGMRRIRTQMDAIATSMLRLSEQSQTIQQIIATVEDLAAQSNVLAVNASIEAAKAGEQGKGFAVVAQEVRRLAEQSKQATSQVRTILKEIQAATSIAVMATEQGTRVVETGVKQYAVAGESILALARNVMEGAHAVTQIAASSQQQLAGMDQVASAIQSIKVAADQNADNARELETSAQHLNELGQKLRELVVHYEGQETAT, encoded by the coding sequence ATGAACTGGTTCCGGAATCTATCAATCAAGGGTAAGTTGATCCTGGCCATGCTGTTGACCAGCACCACCATCCTGGTGCTGGCTTGCACGGCGTTTGTCGCCTACGAGATGAATACGTTTCAGCGTGGGTTGAATCTCGAGATGAACGTTCTCGCCGATGTGTTGAGCCGTAACAGTACCGCGGCCTTGCAATTCGACGACCCGGTCGCTGCTGAAGTCACCCTCCACGCCCTGCAGGCGGAGCCGCATGTGGTTGTTGCCTGCCTTTACAAGGGAAATGGTGGACGGTTTGCCTCCTATCACCGTAATGGTGACAAGGTGATGCCGCCCGAAAAAGCGGGTCCGGATGGATCCGTTTACCGCGCTGATCACCTGGAGATCATTCGGCCTGTCATGATGAATGACAAGCGGGTTGGATCTCTTTATCTCCGGGTGGATCTAGAGGGGATTCGTGAGCGTATTAACTTGTATGTCAGCATAGTTATCTTGGTGCTGATCAGCGCCTTTATCCTGACATTGGTCCTGGCGGCGGCGCTCCAGCGCGTGATTTCAAAGCCCATCCTGACCCTGGCGGACACCGCCAAGATCATTAAGGAACGGAAAGATTATTCCGTTCGCGTTGAGGTTTATGGACAGGACGAAATAGGCCAGCTTACAGATGCGTTCAACCAGATGCTGGGGGAAATTCAGGCGGGCCAGGAGACGATTCAGAAGGCGAACAAGTCGTTGCTGACTCAGGCCGGCCAGATCATGGATGGCGTCGGAATTTTGAGTTCATCCGCCAAATCGATCCTCGGGTTCAGCAGCCAGTTGGTGGCCAATGCCGCCGATACCGTCACATCCGTGGTCGAGACCACGACCACTGTGGACGAGGTGCGGCAGACCGTGAAGTTGACAACCAGGAAAGCAGGACAGGTGGCCGAAGGCTCGGCCAACGCGAACCAAATCTCGCAGGCAGGTAAGAAGGCGGCCGAGGAGGCTGCGGAGGGGATGCGCCGTATCCGCACGCAGATGGATGCGATTGCCACCAGCATGCTCCGCTTAAGCGAGCAGAGCCAGACCATTCAGCAGATCATTGCGACGGTCGAGGACTTGGCGGCCCAGTCCAACGTGCTGGCGGTGAACGCCTCTATCGAGGCGGCCAAGGCCGGTGAACAGGGAAAAGGATTTGCCGTTGTGGCCCAGGAGGTCAGAAGACTGGCGGAACAGTCCAAGCAGGCCACGTCTCAGGTCCGGACGATCCTGAAGGAGATTCAGGCCGCCACTTCGATTGCCGTGATGGCCACCGAACAGGGGACGCGTGTGGTGGAGACAGGAGTCAAACAGTATGCGGTGGCAGGAGAATCCATTCTTGCCCTGGCACGAAATGTCATGGAGGGAGCCCACGCGGTGACGCAGATTGCCGCGTCAAGCCAGCAGCAACTGGCGGGAATGGATCAGGTGGCATCGGCCATTCAGAGTATCAAGGTGGCGGCGGATCAGAATGCGGATAACGCGAGGGAGTTGGAAACCTCCGCCCAACACCTTAACGAACTGGGCCAGAAGTTGAGGGAACTCGTCGTGCATTATGAAGGGCAGGAGACCGCCACGTGA